From Zingiber officinale cultivar Zhangliang chromosome 5B, Zo_v1.1, whole genome shotgun sequence, the proteins below share one genomic window:
- the LOC121986980 gene encoding transmembrane emp24 domain-containing protein p24delta4-like, with the protein MHPELREQQKMDETAGMMLLLATWILTALVKPPSAAALWLSLPAPNGTKCIWEDLDAGVLTLAEYAVARQNKSDVTPTVSVKVTSPSENTLHHQENITTGQFGFAASEQGTYKLCFTLDSTENTSIQTGVNIDWKIGFAAKDWEAIAKKENIELLCGFPKGVELGLRKVVVYAKLIHQRMLHLVGKGEKMKNDSEKANYRVALFSLMSVVVCILSSALQLRHLKGYFHKKRLI; encoded by the exons ATGCATCCAGAATTAAGGGAGCAACAAAAAATGGACGAAACGGCAGGCATGATGCTGCTGCTCGCGACCTGGATACTGACCGCACTGGTCAAGCCCCCCTCGGCGGCGGCGCTGTGGCTGAGCCTGCCGGCGCCGAACGGCACCAAATGCATCTGGGAGGATCTCGACGCCGGCGTCCTCACCTTGGCCGAATACGCGGTCGCCCGCCAGAACAAGTCCGACGTCACGCCCACCGTCTCCGTCAAG GTGACTTCGCCGTCGGAGAACACCCTTCACCATCAAGAAAATATAACAACAGGCCAGTTTGGATTCGCCGCGAGTGAGCAAGGCACCTACAAACTCTGTTTCACGCTGGACAGTACGGAGAACACGAGCATTCAAACAGGCGTTAACATCGACTGGAAGATCGGTTTCGCTGCGAAGGACTGGGAAGCCATTGCCAAGAAGGAAAACATTGAG CTTCTTTGTGGATTTCCAAAGGGTGTTGAGCTTGGGCTAAGGAAGGTGGTGGTGTATGCGAAATTGATCCATCAACGCATGCTGCATCTGGTCGGCAA GGGAGAAAAAATGAAGAATGATAGTGAGAAGGCGAACTACAGGGTGGCGTTGTTCAGTTTGATGTCTGTCGTTGTGTGCATTTTGTCTTCGGCTTTGCAGCTGCGGCACCTAAAGGGGTACTTCCACAAGAAGAGGCTGATCTAG